The Rhododendron vialii isolate Sample 1 chromosome 6a, ASM3025357v1 genome includes a window with the following:
- the LOC131330349 gene encoding uncharacterized protein LOC131330349, translating to MACSMCSFWNPLQWFAVLLPLLISTAFLGCGFFLSLLFTVSLVILFYIFFTFSKHKPVFLDTSMEVEPNLEPENEDITQEADVGQIQDYMVRPLDPFSESYGTDHSSITDQDSEAEWGYSGNPGQYPGSSDGSISDEESLIEIALPSGQYVCTPEKEEPKFNLQKKFPDLMELLADMNEMNEEDNLIEIDISMGSIKCSRFGIEA from the coding sequence ATGGCTTGTTCTATGTGTTCCTTTTGGAACCCATTACAATGGTTTGCTGTTCTGTTACCCCTATTAATCTCTACTGCTTTTTTGGGCTGTGGGTTCTTCTTATCTCTCCTCTTCACAGTTTCACTTGTCATTCTGTTCTATATTTTCTTCACCTTTTCCAAGCACAAACCAGTGTTTTTAGATACATCAATGGAAGTTGAACCAAACCTAGAGCCTGAAAATGAGGATATCACACAAGAAGCTGATGTGGGTCAGATTCAGGACTACATGGTCAGACCATTGGACCCCTTTTCAGAAAGTTATGGCACTGACCACTCATCTATAACTGATCAAGATTCCGAAGCTGAGTGGGGATATTCAGGCAATCCGGGTCAGTACCCGGGTAGCTCCGACGGGTCGATTTCGGATGAGGAAAGCCTCATTGAAATTGCCCTACCAAGTGGGCAATATGTTTGTACTCCTGAGAAAGAAGAGCCAAAGTTCAATTTACAGAAGAAATTTCCAGATTTGATGGAGCTACTGGCAGACATGAATGAGATGAATGAGGAAGATAACTTGATAGAGATTGACATTTCCATGGGATCCATCAAGTGTTCAAGGTTTGGAATTGAAGCATGA
- the LOC131330351 gene encoding nuclear transcription factor Y subunit B-3 has translation MADSDNESGGQSGANSELSAREQDRFLPIANVSRIMKKALPANAKISKDAKETVQECVSEFISFITGEASDKCQREKRKTINGDDLLWAMTTLGFEEYVEPLKVYLAKYREMEGEKTAGTAGGGKEGSSGGGGTGGGGGFNGGGGGGMYGGMQQGGMMMMGQQHHQGPMYGGSGYQRSR, from the coding sequence ATGGCGGATTCGGACAACGAGTCGGGAGGGCAGAGCGGGGCGAACAGCGAGCTGTCGGCAAGGGAGCAGGACAGGTTCCTGCCGATCGCGAACGTGAGCAGGATAATGAAGAAGGCCTTGCCGGCGAACGCGAAGATATCCAAGGACGCAAAGGAGACGGTGCAGGAGTGCGTGTCGGAGTTCATAAGCTTCATCACGGGGGAGGCGTCGGACAAGTGCCAGAGGGAGAAGCGGAAGACGATCAACGGCGACGACCTGCTGTGGGCCATGACGACGCTGGGGTTCGAGGAGTACGTGGAGCCGCTCAAGGTTTACCTAGCCAAGTATAGGGAGATGGAAGGGGAGAAGACCGCCGGTACTGCCGGCGGAGGGAAGGAAGGATCCTCCGGCGGTGGCGGCACCGGCGGAGGAGGAGGGtttaatggtggtggtggtggtgggatgtACGGAGGGATGCAGCAGGGGGGTATGATGATGATGGGGCAGCAGCACCATCAGGGACCGATGTACGGCGGATCGGGTTATCAGAGGTCACGGtag
- the LOC131330352 gene encoding fasciclin-like arabinogalactan protein 2: MPNCNYTITHIIFTLDTNTVFPHSHFKTSNPPAAAMRTFPALPLSLLLLSLSLLILLPSASHAHNITRILAKHPDFSTFNHYLTLTHLAEEINRRETITVCAVDNAAMSDLVSKQLPLYTVHNVLALHVFADYFGSKKLHQITKGSTLTATLFQATGKASGTSGYVNITDLKGGKVEFGAEESDGKPKATYVKSIEEMPYNISVIQISRILTSSEAEAPTAGPTLNVTSLMSKQGCKSFSDLLISSGAVDTFTDNLDAGLTVFCPSDAVLAAFMPKYKNLTAAGKQSLVLYHGVPVYQSMQTLKSSNGLTNTLATDGASKFDFTVQDDGEDVTLKTKVVTATVTGIVVDQEPLIVYKIDKVLLPAELFKPAAAAPAAKGKKGEEDAEAPGPDASDDDAADLTASDNGTARLYGGGLVTAVLVLWSGVFGLI; encoded by the exons ATGCCAAATTGCAACTATACAATCACACACATTATATTCACACTTGACACTAACACAGTGTTCCCCCACTCACACTTCAAAACTTCAAACCCTCCGGCCGCCGCAATGCGGACTTTTCCGGCACTCCccctttctctcctcctcctctcgctctctctcctgATTCTCCTACCGTCGGCCTCTCACGCCCACAACATCACCCGCATCCTGGCCAAACACCCGGATTTCTCCACCTTCAACCACTACCTGACCCTCACCCACCTCGCCGAGGAGATCAACCGCCGCGAGACCATCACCGTGTGCGCGGTGGACAACGCGGCCATGTCCGACCTCGTGTCCAAGCAGCTCCCGCTGTACACCGTCCACAACGTCCTGGCCCTCCACGTCTTCGCCGACTACTTCGGCTCCAAGAAGCTCCACCAGATCACCAAGGGGTCCACCCTCACCGCCACGCTTTTCCAGGCCACCGGCAAGGCTTCCGGCACGTCCGGATACGTCAACATTACTGACCTCAAAG GGGGCAAGGTGGAGTTCGGGGCGGAAGAAAGCGACGGAAAACCCAAGGCCACATACGTGAAATCCATCGAAGAAATGCCGTACAACATCTCCGTGATCCAGATCAGTCGGATCCTGACCTCATCCGAGGCCGAAGCCCCGACTGCGGGTCCGACCCTGAACGTCACCTCGCTGATGTCCAAACAAGGCTGCAAATCCTTCTCCGACCTCCTCATCAGCTCCGGCGCTGTGGACACGTTCACGGACAACCTCGACGCCGGGCTGACCGTCTTCTGCCCGAGCGACGCGGTTCTGGCCGCGTTCATGCCCAAGTACAAGAACCTGACGGCGGCCGGGAAGCAGTCGCTAGTGCTCTACCACGGCGTTCCGGTGTACCAGTCGATGCAGACGTTGAAGTCGAGCAACGGATTGACGAACACGCTGGCGACGGACGGAGCGAGTAAGTTTGATTTCACGGTGCAGGATGACGGAGAGGACGTCACGTTGAAGACAAAG GTGGTGACGGCGACGGTAACTGGGATTGTTGTGGACCAAGAGCCGTTGATTGTATACAAGATTGATAAGGTCTTGTTGCCGGCGGAGCTGTTCAAGCCCGCCGCGGCGGCGCCAGCCGCGAAGGGAAAGAAGGGCGAGGAGGACGCGGAGGCACCAGGACCAGACGCGTCGGATGATGATGCGGCGGATCTGACAGCCAGCGATAACGGGACTGCGAGATTGTACGGTGGAGGTTTAGTAACGGCGGTATTGGTGTTGTGGTCGGGTGTTTTCGGGTTGATTTGA
- the LOC131329865 gene encoding nitrile-specifier protein 5: MVLAQGKWVKLDQNGTGPGARSSHAITIVGQKAYAFGGEFKPRVPVDNNLHVFDLNEQTWSVAQVTGDVPPPRVGVSMAAVGEIIYVFGGRDATHKELNELYSFDTNSNKWTLISSGDTGPPDRSYHSTTADDKRVYVFGGCGVTGRLNDLWAYDVVEKIWVKFPVPGENCKPRGGPGLAVAQGKIWIVYGFSGVELDDVHCFDPVDEKWVEVETSGEKPTARSVCSTVGIGKHIFVYGGEVDPSDLGHLGAGKFSSDFYMLDTETGVWTKLDDQSNSGDDHPGPRGWCAFAPGNRNGQLGLLVYGGNSPSNDRLDDIFFFTPCLN, translated from the exons ATGGTTTTGGCGCAAGGCAAATGGGTTAAG CTTGATCAAAATGGAACTGGACCTGGAGCAAGAAGCTCACATGCCATCACCATTGTTGGACAAAAAGCTTATGCCTTTGGAGGTGAGTTCAAACCACGCGTACCAGTAGATAATAATCTGCACGTGTTTGACCTAAATGAACAAACATGGTCGGTAGCTCAAGTGACCGGTGATGTCCCTCCACCTCGTGTTGGTGTCTCAATGGCGGCCGTTGGTGAGATCATTTATGTATTTGGTGGTAGAGACGCTACACACAAGGAGCTCAATGAGCTATACTCTTTTGACACAAATTCAAACAAGTGGACCCTTATCTCTAGTGGGGACACAGGACCTCCTGACCGGAGCTACCACTCAACCACCGCAGATGACAAGCGGGTGTATGTATTTGGTGGGTGTGGTGTTACTGGGCGGTTAAATGATTTATGGGCTTATGATGTTGTCGAGAAAATTTGGGTCAAGTTTCCAGTTCCAGGGGAAAACTGCAAGCCTAGAGGTGGACCTGGGCTAGCTGTGGCTCAGGGGAAAATATGGATTGTGTATGGTTTCTCAGGTGTGGAGCTTGATGATGTCCACTGCTTTGATCCGGTTGATGAAAAGTGGGTCGAGGTAGAGACAAGCGGCGAAAAACCAACGGCGCGCAGTGTGTGCTCAACGGTTGGGATTGGGAAGCATATATTCGTGTATGGTGGGGAAGTGGATCCTAGTGACCTAGGACACCTTGGTGCGGGGAAATTCTCTAGCGATTTCTACATGTTGGATACTGAGACAGGAGTGTGGACAAAATTGGATGACCAGTCAAACTCCGGCGATGATCATCCGGGGCCACGTGGGTGGTGCGCATTCGCGCCAGGGAATCGAAATGGCCAACTTGGGTTGCTGGTGTATGGTGGCAACTCGCCTAGTAACGATAGGCTTGatgacattttctttttcactcCTTGCTTGAATTGA
- the LOC131330286 gene encoding nudix hydrolase 2-like — protein MSTPTSSLSWDGKQMETESGFEKIQLLDSSEDAYGGVMVDLKESMDSKAFASLLRASIALWIQQGKKGIWIKLAIESVNLVEAAVKQGFRYHHAEPSYLMLVKWIAETADTLPANASHRVGIGAFVMNDMGEVLVVQENGGKFKGTGVWKFPTGVVDEGEDISIAAIREVKEEAGVETEFVEVLAFRQSHKSFFGKSDLFFVCMLRALSFDIQKQDSEIAEAKWMPFDEYAAQPFVQKKEIFKSIADICLEKKNNNYSGFSAVPTTTGFSSKRSFLYIHKDL, from the exons ATGTCAACTCCAACGAGTAGTTTGTCGTGGGATGGGAAACAAATGGAAACAGAATCTGGATTCGAGAAGATTCAACTGCTCGATTCGAGTGAGGATGCCTATGGAGGAGTCATGGTGGACTTGAAGGAGTCCATGGATTCTAAGGCCTTTGCTTCTCTGCTTAGAGCCTCAATAGCATTGTGGATCCAGCAG GGAAAGAAGGGCATTTGGATTAAACTGGCAATAGAAAGTGTAAATCTTGTTGAAGCTGCAGTTAAG CAAGGGTTTAGGTATCATCATGCAGAACCATCATACTTGATGCTTGTGAAATGGATTGCTGAAACTGCTGATACTCTCCCTGCAAATGCGTCCCATCGAGTTGGTATTGGTGCTTTTGTGATGAATGACATGGGGGAG gtTCTGGTAGTCCAGGAAAATGGTGGCAAATTCAAAGGCACAGGTGTGTGGAAATTTCCTACTGGTGTCGTCGATGAG GGTGAAGACATCAGTATTGCTGCTATCAGAGAAGTGAAGGAAGAGGCAGGA GTCGAGACCGAATTTGTGGAAGTTCTTGCATTCAG GCAAAGCCACAAATCATTCTTTGGGAAGTCAGATCTGTTCTTTGTTTGCATGCTAAGAGCTCTATCTTTCGATATCCAGAAACAAGACTCGGAGATTGCTGAAGCAAAA TGGATGCCCTTTGACGAATATGCAGCCCAACCATTTGTCCAGAAAAAAGAGATATTCAAAAGCATTGCCGACATATGCttggagaagaaaaataacaactacTCCGGCTTCTCTGCCGTGCCTACAACCACAGGCTTTTCAAGTAAAAGGAGCTTTTTGTACATCCACAAGGATCTGTAG